A window of Micrococcus endophyticus contains these coding sequences:
- a CDS encoding acetate/propionate family kinase — protein sequence MLVLVINSGSSSLKYQLRELADDGADGPRPVLAKGLVERIGVPGSDVPDHAAALERVEAEVSRVIGDRPIDAAGHRVVHGGERFTAPALVTNEVIRAIERLAPLAPLHNPAAAQGLRAMTERYPDMPQVVVFDTSFHQTMPREAWQYALPESVYREHGIRRYGFHGTSHDLVAGLAARHLGVAREKFSGIVLHLGNGASATAIRDGASVDTSMGFTPLAGLVMGTRTGDLDPSVVTHLMRTQGHSAEEMDTLMNKESGLLGLAGHADMRQVVEAADAGDRRARTALDVASYRLAKYVGGYHVAVGGAQAIVFTAGIGENSAPFRARVVERLGALGVELDAAANEAGLSAAGDDGVAVISAPGSAIPVLVIPTDEEQAIARLTWELTRG from the coding sequence GTGCTCGTCCTCGTCATCAACTCCGGCTCCTCGTCCCTGAAGTACCAGCTCCGCGAGCTGGCCGACGACGGCGCGGACGGCCCGCGGCCCGTCCTCGCCAAGGGCCTGGTGGAGCGCATCGGCGTGCCCGGCTCGGACGTGCCCGACCACGCCGCGGCCCTCGAGCGGGTGGAGGCGGAGGTGTCCCGGGTGATCGGGGACCGCCCGATCGACGCCGCCGGCCATCGCGTGGTGCACGGCGGCGAGCGGTTCACCGCGCCGGCGCTCGTGACCAACGAGGTGATCCGGGCGATCGAGCGGCTCGCGCCCCTGGCCCCCCTGCACAACCCGGCCGCCGCGCAGGGCCTGCGCGCCATGACCGAGCGCTACCCGGACATGCCGCAGGTGGTCGTGTTCGACACCTCCTTCCACCAGACCATGCCGCGCGAGGCCTGGCAGTACGCCCTGCCGGAGAGCGTCTACCGCGAGCACGGCATCCGCCGGTACGGCTTCCACGGCACGAGCCACGACCTCGTGGCGGGCCTGGCCGCGCGGCACCTCGGCGTGGCCCGGGAGAAGTTCTCCGGGATCGTGCTGCACCTGGGCAACGGGGCCTCCGCGACCGCGATCCGCGACGGCGCCTCCGTGGACACCTCGATGGGCTTCACCCCGCTGGCCGGCCTCGTGATGGGCACGCGCACGGGCGACCTGGACCCCTCCGTGGTGACCCACCTGATGCGCACGCAGGGGCACTCCGCGGAGGAGATGGACACCCTGATGAACAAGGAGTCCGGCCTGCTGGGCCTGGCCGGGCACGCGGACATGCGCCAGGTGGTCGAGGCCGCGGACGCCGGGGACCGCCGCGCCCGCACCGCCCTGGACGTGGCGAGCTACCGGCTGGCCAAGTACGTGGGCGGGTACCACGTGGCCGTGGGCGGGGCGCAGGCGATCGTGTTCACCGCGGGCATCGGCGAGAACTCGGCGCCGTTCCGGGCCCGTGTGGTGGAGCGCCTGGGCGCCCTGGGGGTGGAGCTGGACGCGGCGGCGAACGAGGCCGGGCTGTCCGCGGCGGGGGACGACGGCGTCGCCGTGATCTCCGCCCCGGGCTCGGCGATCCCCGTGCTCGTGATCCCCACGGACGAGGAGCAGGCGATCGCCCGGCTCACGTGGGAGCTGACCCGCGGCTGA
- a CDS encoding dipeptide ABC transporter ATP-binding protein: MDPKHDDGALGAGSHAAAPEAAPTAGTDPAGVGSAEMPAPGAPLLEIRDLDVEFRTQQGTVKAVEGASLTLPAGGTLAIVGESGSGKSTTAMAAIGLLPGNGRVTGGSVKFAGEELVGLSDAKMRRIRGRRIGLVPQDPMSNLNPVTRVGQQIGETLLTHGLATKKDVGAKVVEVMERAGIPEPARRAKQYPHELSGGLRQRVLIAIGLACRPQLLIADEPTSALDVTVQQVILDQIDEMTRELGSSVLLITHDLGLAAERAQQLVVMHRGRVVESGDARAILEDPQHAYTRSLVAAAPSVAAARLLPEAFDPALSALKEDDAAALSTVALAKKDLTPLVEIRDLTKVYPVRGHDDFTAAKDVSLKIPRGKTVSIVGESGSGKTTTARMLLKLIEPTSGEITFEGKDVLGMKGEDLKDFRQRVQAVFQDPFSSLNPSFTVGRIIEEPLQTYKRGNAKERRARVLELMEQVALPSHFHRRYPAELSGGQRQRVAIARALALNPELIVCDEPVSALDVLVQDQILTLLRRLQDELGLSYLFISHDLAVVRLISDYVCVMKDGEVVEAASSEEVFTNPRHPYTRRLLASIPGNELGIAVEADGEHV; encoded by the coding sequence ATGGACCCGAAGCACGACGACGGCGCCCTCGGCGCCGGCTCGCACGCCGCGGCCCCCGAGGCCGCGCCCACCGCCGGGACCGACCCGGCCGGCGTCGGGAGCGCGGAGATGCCTGCCCCCGGCGCGCCGCTGCTGGAGATCCGCGACCTGGACGTGGAGTTCCGCACCCAGCAGGGCACCGTGAAGGCCGTCGAGGGGGCGTCCCTGACGCTGCCGGCCGGCGGCACGCTGGCGATCGTGGGCGAGTCCGGCTCGGGCAAGTCCACCACCGCGATGGCCGCGATCGGCCTGCTGCCCGGCAACGGCCGGGTGACGGGCGGCTCCGTGAAGTTCGCGGGCGAGGAGCTCGTGGGCCTGTCCGACGCGAAGATGCGGCGCATCCGCGGCCGGCGCATCGGCCTGGTGCCCCAGGACCCCATGTCCAACCTGAACCCCGTGACCCGCGTGGGCCAGCAGATCGGCGAGACCCTGCTGACCCACGGGCTGGCCACGAAGAAGGACGTGGGCGCCAAGGTCGTGGAGGTCATGGAGCGCGCGGGCATCCCCGAGCCGGCGCGCCGGGCCAAGCAGTACCCGCACGAGCTCTCCGGCGGCCTGCGCCAGCGCGTGCTGATCGCGATCGGCCTGGCGTGCCGTCCGCAGCTGCTGATCGCGGACGAGCCCACCTCGGCGCTGGACGTGACCGTGCAGCAGGTGATCCTCGACCAGATCGACGAGATGACCCGCGAGCTCGGCAGCTCGGTGCTGCTGATCACGCACGACCTCGGCCTCGCCGCCGAGCGCGCCCAGCAGCTCGTGGTGATGCACCGCGGCCGCGTGGTGGAGTCCGGCGACGCCCGGGCCATCCTCGAGGACCCGCAGCACGCCTACACCCGCTCCCTCGTGGCGGCGGCGCCGTCCGTGGCGGCCGCCCGCCTGCTGCCGGAGGCGTTCGACCCGGCGCTGAGCGCGCTGAAGGAGGACGACGCCGCGGCGCTGTCCACCGTGGCCCTGGCCAAGAAGGACCTCACGCCGCTCGTGGAGATCCGTGACCTGACGAAGGTCTACCCGGTGCGTGGGCACGACGACTTCACCGCCGCCAAGGACGTGTCCCTGAAGATCCCGCGGGGCAAGACCGTCTCGATCGTGGGCGAGTCCGGCTCCGGCAAGACGACGACGGCGCGCATGCTCCTGAAGCTGATCGAGCCGACGTCGGGTGAGATCACGTTCGAGGGCAAGGACGTGCTCGGGATGAAGGGGGAGGACCTCAAGGACTTCCGCCAGCGCGTGCAGGCCGTGTTCCAGGACCCGTTCTCCTCGCTGAACCCCTCGTTCACCGTGGGGCGGATCATCGAGGAGCCGCTGCAGACGTACAAGCGCGGCAACGCGAAGGAGCGGCGGGCCCGCGTGCTCGAGCTCATGGAGCAGGTGGCCCTGCCCTCGCACTTCCACCGCCGGTATCCGGCCGAGCTCTCCGGCGGCCAGCGCCAGCGCGTGGCGATCGCCCGCGCGCTCGCGCTGAACCCGGAGCTGATCGTGTGCGACGAGCCCGTCTCCGCGCTCGACGTGCTGGTGCAGGACCAGATCCTCACCCTGCTGCGCCGCCTGCAGGACGAGCTGGGGCTGAGCTACCTGTTCATCTCGCACGACCTCGCGGTGGTGCGGCTCATCTCGGACTACGTGTGCGTGATGAAGGACGGCGAGGTCGTGGAGGCCGCGTCCTCCGAGGAGGTCTTCACCAACCCGCGGCACCCGTACACGCGGCGGCTGCTGGCCTCGATCCCGGGGAACGAGCTCGGGATCGCCGTGGAGGCCGACGGCGAGCACGTCTGA
- a CDS encoding ABC transporter permease has protein sequence MSVNLPPSPGGGPAEGDVDHALAPVEAGATQETTEAAADARGTSVWGAAFQRLRRNPAAIAGAVIVALFVLVAVLAPVLAPYAGTDTPGMREIRPTHVPGPGEVDGYPLGLDRFGGDVLSKLIWGAQASLIIGVVSTAFGLVGGMLLGLLAGTFGGWVDSVVMRTVDILLSVPNLLLAVSIAAILGQTPFAVMIAIGVAQVPIFARLLRSSMLTQKGSDYVLAAQTLGLSRGRITMSHVLPNSLGPVIVQATLTLATAVIDAAALSFLGLGGGRPETAEWGRMLTYAQAELGINPWLAFLPGLCIAITALGFTLLGESLREALDPTSRRR, from the coding sequence ATGAGCGTGAACCTGCCACCGAGCCCGGGCGGCGGGCCCGCCGAGGGCGACGTCGACCACGCGCTGGCGCCCGTCGAGGCGGGCGCCACCCAGGAGACCACCGAGGCGGCCGCCGACGCGCGCGGCACGTCCGTGTGGGGCGCCGCGTTCCAGCGGCTGCGCCGCAACCCGGCGGCCATCGCCGGCGCCGTCATCGTCGCGCTGTTCGTCCTCGTGGCGGTGCTGGCCCCCGTGCTGGCGCCGTACGCCGGCACGGACACCCCCGGCATGCGCGAGATCCGACCCACCCACGTGCCCGGCCCGGGCGAGGTGGACGGCTACCCGCTGGGCCTGGACCGCTTCGGCGGCGACGTGCTCTCCAAGCTGATCTGGGGCGCGCAGGCCTCGCTGATCATCGGCGTCGTCTCCACGGCGTTCGGCCTGGTCGGCGGCATGCTGCTGGGCCTGCTGGCCGGCACGTTCGGCGGCTGGGTGGACTCCGTGGTCATGCGCACCGTGGACATCCTGCTCTCCGTGCCGAACCTGCTGCTCGCGGTCTCCATCGCGGCGATCCTCGGCCAGACCCCGTTCGCGGTGATGATCGCGATCGGCGTGGCGCAGGTACCGATCTTCGCGCGCCTGCTGCGCTCCTCGATGCTCACGCAGAAGGGCTCGGACTACGTGCTGGCGGCGCAGACCCTCGGCCTGTCCCGCGGACGGATCACCATGTCCCACGTGCTGCCGAACTCGCTGGGCCCCGTGATCGTGCAGGCCACCCTCACCCTGGCCACCGCCGTGATCGACGCCGCGGCCCTGTCCTTCCTGGGCCTGGGCGGCGGCCGTCCGGAGACCGCCGAGTGGGGCCGCATGCTCACCTACGCGCAGGCCGAGCTGGGCATCAACCCGTGGCTCGCGTTCCTGCCGGGCCTGTGCATCGCCATCACGGCGCTGGGCTTCACCCTGCTGGGCGAGTCCCTGCGCGAGGCCCTCGACCCCACCTCCCGGAGGCGCTGA
- a CDS encoding ABC transporter permease translates to MLRLIGKRLLLLIPTLFGLSVLLFLWVRSLPGGPATALLGDRATPEAVARVNAAYGFDKPLLEQYTTYMGRLLRGDFGTSTMTNRPVLEEFADRFPATLELSLFAIVFAVAIGIPLGYWAARHVGRWQDNIAVVLSLIGVVVPVFFLAFILKWVFAVKLGWLPTDGRQDPRLDATHYTNFYVWDGISTGEWDAALNALTHLVLPGIALGTIPLAIIARITRASVLDVQNADFVRTARAKGLAPRLIRDRFIMRNALLPVSTTLGLQLGLLISGAVLTETVFAFNGIGRFLAQAIFQLDFPVLQGFIIFIALIYSLINLVVDVSYGLIDPRVRVS, encoded by the coding sequence GTGCTCAGACTCATCGGCAAGCGCCTGCTGCTGCTGATCCCCACACTCTTCGGACTCTCCGTCCTGCTGTTCCTGTGGGTCCGCAGCCTGCCCGGCGGCCCCGCCACCGCCCTGCTCGGCGACCGCGCCACCCCGGAGGCCGTGGCCCGCGTGAACGCGGCCTACGGCTTCGACAAGCCCCTGCTGGAGCAGTACACGACCTACATGGGGCGGCTGCTGCGGGGCGACTTCGGCACCTCGACCATGACCAACCGGCCGGTGCTCGAGGAGTTCGCGGACCGGTTCCCGGCCACCCTCGAGCTCTCGCTGTTCGCGATCGTGTTCGCGGTGGCCATCGGCATCCCGCTCGGCTACTGGGCCGCCCGCCACGTGGGCCGGTGGCAGGACAACATCGCCGTCGTCCTGTCCCTGATCGGCGTCGTGGTGCCCGTGTTCTTCCTGGCCTTCATCCTGAAGTGGGTGTTCGCCGTGAAGCTCGGCTGGCTGCCCACGGACGGCCGGCAGGACCCGCGCCTGGACGCCACGCACTACACGAACTTCTACGTGTGGGACGGCATCAGCACCGGCGAGTGGGACGCGGCCCTGAACGCGCTGACCCACCTGGTGCTGCCCGGCATCGCGCTGGGCACCATCCCGCTGGCGATCATCGCCCGCATCACGCGCGCCTCCGTGCTGGACGTGCAGAACGCGGACTTCGTGCGCACGGCCCGCGCCAAGGGCCTGGCCCCGCGCCTGATCCGCGACCGGTTCATCATGCGCAATGCGCTGCTGCCGGTGAGCACCACGCTGGGCCTGCAGCTGGGCCTGCTGATCTCGGGGGCGGTGCTCACCGAGACGGTGTTCGCCTTCAACGGGATCGGCAGATTCCTGGCACAGGCGATCTTCCAGCTGGACTTCCCGGTGCTGCAGGGCTTCATCATCTTCATCGCCCTGATCTACTCGCTGATCAACCTGGTCGTGGACGTCTCCTACGGCCTCATCGACCCGAGGGTGCGTGTCTCATGA